Genomic segment of Bemisia tabaci chromosome 9, PGI_BMITA_v3:
CATTCAATCCTTATGCGCATTTATCCTGAATTAAAGAGAGcgctttttacaaaatttcaagtcaacaCGTTGCCGACACTTCTGATGAAGAATCGAGGAAGTACAACATGAAAAGAGATTTGGATAAATTTTGATGTATGAGAGTGAATTTTGAGcgtattttatatatttttcaatcataaatgaaaattattaactGCGTTATGGTCTCTAGatacaattttcttctttttctgttaaGCCTCCTTATCTTAGTATTGGCTGCGAGTTAGTCGCAACGCAGCTGTTGAGCGTTTCATAATGCTATTATTGTAAGTATCCTTCTTCCAATCCATCAGTTGTCGAGTATTTCCTAAATCTTTCCTACCTGAATCTTTGGGACCAAGGTAGTGTGTCTCCAGTACCTTTCCCAGCTTTTTAACTCAGTTCTTATCACTTGCTTTTTTGTCGCTTAAACCTGAAGgggttttttttcatatttgaagaaattttgcgGCAAAATTTGGAgcattttttcacaattttttttagaaaaatgttggCATTTACAGATGACgtagaaaatttcaattcgTACACATGAAGGATTTCTTGTGTggcatatttgaaaaaattgttttgcaaaTCGTGTTACATGACGTCGCAATTTTCTTAAAGGAATATCGGCATTAGCagataattttgcaaattttaaagagCTTTGCCGCAAAGTTTTGCACGACATTCGCCAGTGAAAGCATGTGATTTACGTGCAagttacttattaattttttttctctgattggTAAAGTACCTCTTGACCTTTACTATTTACGGtacagcaatttttttacacaaaaataacAACTGTATAATAGCTCTATTTTGTGATCCTGTATTGTACATTTATCTTCTTTCTTGTCCGTTCACTTTCAAGACCTTCATTTTGTTTGCTATGCAATTTCAAGTACACGAACATCAACACTATGAAACCACGCAcatgcatttttaatttgaagcgCAGAATTTGATGAGGGAAAACGTGTTTTTTGAATGTTCGTTCTGGAGTTCCATGAAAGCCATGTGGCTTTATTGTTCAAAACTCTCGCCTGTTTGAACTAATACGAGTATATAGTTGTTTTAGCTAGTTCTATAGCTGAGTTTTATAAAACATGTTGTTGGTttgagtcagtggcgtggcgtgctttgcgatatatcactgttctgccatttaaacctatgataaagaatcgattaccaaggtgttcgctgcgaacaccctgattatcgatccttttccataggtttaaatgacataacaatcgatatatcgcaaagcacgccacgccactggtttgagTGATTGATCTGGTGTATTCAACTTTTAGCACAATGGTCCAAATATTTTGAACCAATTTACTTTACTAAATcatgatttctatttttttctacttGATGATTTCATCTCTCTTTAAGTCATTTCTTACCTCCATGAGAGGACAAAAGAATCTACCGACCgcttttttctctttgtaaTTATAATATTGTTACGaggaaatacatttttaaaacttctctTGAAATAGTTTGAGTGTTTTATTCTCTCCTTTATCCTCTCCTTTTATGCGTGTGAAATCCAGTGCAAAGTTGCCTTGTCGTAAAAATGTCACAACGTACCCTCTTCTCCCTCTCTATTGACATTTGATTGAGTGTGCCAAAATAGTCACATCtatatgtttcaaaatctcatctcctcttttaatttctttgggCGAAACCAACTGTTAACTCGTCAGCTGGGTAGAGAACGGAACATCCCCACTCGAAAATCCTTGTAGTTTACTGTGCACATCCGAAggtcatttccaaaaaattttgagcgAAAATTTCGATTGGTCTtctactaaaaaattaaaatcgaaaatgagattttcaaacacaatcccttttttcagaaaataaaaaggtCCACGACGTGTAAAAATAAAAGTCTCTAATTAACAGAACATTGAGTATGTACACACTGTACAAAGTATGAGTAATGATAACTTATCCTATACACAACGTGTAAAATAACCAATATTTGAGATACAATTACATTAAAAGACCACAATTTACCAGACACTATCCAAAGAATGAAAGATTTGAATCAGAAAATGAATCCTCTGCAACAGCGCAAAGTTAAGGTGATATTATCGTCACAAGATACAAAATAAAAGTGGCGCAACTCTTAGGTACAATGCAACCGTCCTAAgaaagatcgccgtatgaacattcgggaattgcaaaatttcttcgataaaatgttcatttttgaggaaagttatggatatttttcctagaaatatCCAAAAACTATATacaaaattgcgagcaaaattgtttaaaaaatcagaGGGGAATTTTCCATAACGTTaccgagaaattcgtgttttatcaaaagaaatttaaatcCATGTTTCctagggctcatgcggaaattgaggtacgcccttacgtcagaggagcgacgatattacCGTTTTttatgcgtaaattcaaacatCCCGCTCATAGACAAACAACAATCTACTTCAGTTACATCGCATACTGAACGCTACcgtaagcagtggcgtggcgtgctatgcgatttatcgatcgatatGCGATTCaaaactatgaaaaaggatcgataaacagggtgttcgcaacgaacaccttgagaatcgattctttaccatagcctcaaacagaggactatcgataatcgatcattcacgcctcgccactgaccgTAAGCATCTCTGCGGCATGACAAAATGACAACCTCGATATCCCCAGCTTATTGCGCGTTCTTTACACTTTAAACAACACTGATTAAGGAATAAGGAACATCGCTCGTTGAGGAGCCTGCCAAAACCTTCGCAATGCGccatttgattcaagtagactcttGTTTTTCATGcgagcgggaaatttgaaattttcgtaaTCAGCGCTAACTATAAACGTCATTATCTTGGTTTGAAGTTATTAATAGgtattttcgttgcgcgaatcgtggtGCACGCaaacttttaaaaagaaaaccaatCAAAATACTTAAATTCGTGCCTTATCAAAACTGCATGCTCCGTTCAAATCCATTGTAAATATCAATTCCAGGCGACGCAAGTTTACTTACCGAGAATCAAGTGTTTCCAATGCATTTAAGTATAGAGGAAACCCAATGTTACCAACTTGCAAGGATCACCACTGATAAGCCGTGAGACGATGAAATAATGAGAAAGATTGTTTATGTCGGGCTAGTTTCTGCGGTTGTTATTTTGAATACTTCCTAGGTTTGGAGTCGATGGAGTCTGACGACATGTTGGCAATAACCGGAGTGACGTAGACAGGTCTTCTACTTGCCTCCTGCCTTCGAAGATGACTGCCGTcgatgaaaattgaaaggagaAGGCCCAGCAGGAGCATTGCACTCAGGCCCAGATCCGTCGCGAAGTCTCCTGAGAAAAGAGAATTGATGACGTAGTTGAACAATGAATTACATCTATTAATTTGTTTGCTAGCCTAGCGCATCGTAAACCTGCATGCGAAACCGCGTAAATACGCTTATCACGTTTGCAGACTTCgtgtcgtattttatttttcttattcttctctctttttttctcttttttgtgatTCTGTAAGGGTTCTaatcggaccgcgttaaacagaaaggaaccaagccacaccagctattgccaaaaattgggcaatttcattttttacatgaaaacggttgtgcggattttcgtgcgaatttcagtgaaaattttccatggtatgaagcaaattctttaaaattttcaaagaaatccgaacaaaagttctctcgtaaaaaatttaattgcccagttaaactagtagctgatgtggcttggttcctttctattaaactcggtccaattgttcCCGTGGAGCGAGCAGGTAAATACTGTGCTCAGAGCTCAAACCACGTCCGAAAGTATAAAAAGTTATTGCAGTTGAACGTACTTATACCGGCAAGAACCATCTCGTTGTGCTGAAGAAGAttgccgtataagccttcaagggttgccaaagtcccgtcggtttgcggcgttggagacttcctgtcagtggcgtggcgtgaactgcgacatatcgattgttatgccatttaaccctatggtaaagaatcaattattaaggtgttcgctgcgaacaccctgtttatcgatccttttccataggtttaaatcgccgatcaatcgatatatcgcaaagcacgccacgcccactgcttcctatcatacttaattttctacatagaaAACGAATGAatgtctttttttgaaaatttcagtgatttttctgctctttgCCATGAATATTCTGTAACAACTTCAagtcatgatgttggtttggtcttcttataaaaataaaataggagcgagtATTTATTCGGAAGAAACTATGCGGTACGTGAACCCTACGCACATACTTTCTTCTCGTTTAATTAATGTTATTTTAGTTACTTCTTTTAGTCTTAAAACATCCAGTTTAGGAGTCTTTCTTACCGTAATTCTGGAAGACGGCTCCTGCTACGAGCACACTTGTTACACCGCAAACTTCACCAGCAGCGTTCAACAGCCCGGATGACGTGCTCTCAGAGTGTGGATACGTCAGCTCGGCTCCAAATTCGTACCCGACCGTCAAATAGCCGTTCATGAAGAACCTGAACAAAAAGCACATTAAAGGTATAAACGCGACAGTATTGTGTACAATAATTTTCAATCGGACAGTTCAAACAttacaataaaaaatcaaaagtgaaattcggtgccggagtccACTTAGCACCCAAAAACCGCGAATGATACGAATGTgcagtgaaattagcaccaaaAAACGAATCACTGAAAGATACACAAATATAAAGAGAACTGGAATTTGACATAAGGGCGTTATTAAATTGAACGTTTCCTCgaagaaagaataaataatgTCAAATAAATGCGTACCATCATTGCACAAAGTGCTACGTACCGAAGATGAGAGTGAGCAATATTAgcaaacaaataataaaaacataaaatattttgCCGCCGCAAAAAATGGTGGAAATCCCCATAAAGCAAAGCGGGGATGCTTAAGTGATATTATGCTGCATTGCTACCGGGCAGCTTCGAAAAAATCGCCAGATGACGGGTCCACTACGCGTagcgtggtgaacgctcaaaagatcagaaaatttgaagtaaattggaccgcgttaacgtggaaaagaaccaagccacatcagctattgccaaatttatctgggcaatttgattttcacataaaaacggttgggcgaatttgtgtgcaaatttcagtgactcTTCTGCACAGCACGAAGCAagttacttaaaattttcaaaattatcagcGCAAACGTTCTCCTTTGAAACATAAAATTGCTTCGttaaatttgtcaatagctaatgtggcttggttcattctgttaaacgcggtctgCGTATAGTTTCTTGCTTCAAACAGCAGGAAAGTTGACATGGACTTGCGAGAAATTTTTCATGCACACCGCTGCGGCGTGTAACGTGAATTTTACGAGAGAAGGAAGCAAGGCAAAAGTGATAAATAATTCACTCACCCTAAAAATCCCGAGGTGACGTAAACCGGAATCAATCTTTCAGCCCGGAGCATAAAGGTGAAAGCCAACATACCCAGTCCAGACATGAGGTACACTCCTAGTGTGGTTTCTCTGTAAAATGGAATAGTAAAACGTCAACCTGTGTTCGACTCATTTCACCTTCTAGAAATTACTTTCTTGGAGACGGTAGAAAACCTGACAAAAATAATCGAGGAGGCTGGAAAACTTTCTTTTATCATTTATTCGTCCATGCTTCAACCAAATGGGCTCATTGCAAGCGAGACATACAGCAGCGTTGATAGACAATATAGAGATACTGGGGTTCTATGCCCCTTGGCCGCTATGCGACCCAATCCCCAGAGGATGCTTTGCGTCCTCCAACATCTCTCGTTTAGTCCAATTTTCTGACAAattcgaaattcccgccattttgtATTGGCGAAAACTTCAAATGTCGCTTGTTGCCCCTTACATTGCTTAGCTTCCCAGTCAACCCTTATATGAAAAAACTGGGTCATATTTCTAAGATctaaataaagcgggctcatctccGGACTATTATACCTGTCGATAGGCGCAAAAATCATGGCAATTGGCCCAGTAGAAGGCTAGAAGGAAGTGTAACAGAAGATaataatttacattgtttaaatgggtgAATGTGCAACTCCTTTGCGTAATATTAAAAAACTACGAGTATCTGCATTCAATAAAggttatcatgatttttaaactCCATTTGAGGAAAAAGTGGCTTGATTCAAGGGAAAACATGCTCATTTACCGGCGAGAAGATTTTCTAATGAAtcgataaagaaaataatgcttgttcaAAGAAGAAGAGATGTtcacataaaaagaaaagtcacttgcGTCAAGCAGAAACCTGGTTCCactcagctattttattcttgattccaaataaaatcttcttgacggcatattcaaggatttttctgattaaattgagtcaattttctttctaataaatttcaaaaattatgctaaatgttatgaaatacggatgctaggacctAGGGTTCGACTacagctctctttttgtgccgttgtatcttgattcattttgcgaggaaagctccgtactcttaaaggatgcctgtcattcttaatatgttggagcgtcttcaaattcgtatgatactgttcaactactctgttgtgaaatagttgcttcaggcgccgcggCACGGCACCGGCGGgtgggcggccagcgcggaacgcgcattgccgcctacaaacctaagtggatacttcaagcattgcgcaatgcgtgaagtattcccttaggtttgtaggcgccagtgcgcgtctTGCGCTGGCAGAACGCCGCGCGCTGCTGCTCCGCTGTGGGTTATGCTCTAACATTTAAACTagcgaagtcagcgttttttaactcatgattttgaaatatttgcacgcTCTGCTTGGATTATTATCAtttaaattaatgataaaaaaatatgtattatgaGGTtaatataatgtgtattttgtaaatataaaggtggtttcgtgtcaaattaaatgatttctaagcaattcaatgttttcttttatattttgtgcattTACCCTGCTGCAGCGTCATGTACGCGTAATCAAACGCtgaaaattagacgtatttgactttaaaagatcgatgtaaaaatgaaataaaactaaagattgcgtgcttcttgatTTGTTTCCTCTTTCAATCATTATTGTATTGTTTCTTTCAACACagctacggctcattgagattataatcgatgccatcgcttaagaaaggttttacaaatatttgcctcGTTTTaagattgtaaatatttttaaaatgaagtaatatattcattataagaaaaaataactaCTTTATTTCCAATCTCATCTTGTGGTCAATTTCTTTAGAATTTGATCCTGGTACAACTATACGAACGGcgttaaatttgaatttgtatgGGGGTCTATTTCCTCCACTTCAGAAGCTAAAGTCAATGTCAAAACTTCTTGCCTCCCCGAACTCTGCCTGAATTCATCGATGACACATAAAGGGATTCCTATGATTGATGGACTTTCGATTCAATTAGCAGTGTTGCCACTCGCTCAGAGGCTCCTCTCATTGTGCAAATAATTTTCTGTATTTCGATGCTGAAATTAGGGAAACTAGTATCTCAAGTTGTGACGTTGCAGAGACTATGTCTCATTTTACAGTTCAGAGAAAACTACTGaacttttaattgaatttttaccgaCATTATTTCACTCTATTATTACCATTGCCTCTATGAAACCCTAATTTTTAGTCAATTCGTCAAGGTTCGCTCTACCCTTCAATGGGTCAgatgcgctagtcacagaattgtgttttgatgcctgattcttgtagattcgctaaaaatattaagatccgtcGAAACTACAACTTTCTAAGTTCAAAATTAACCGAGatatatcgccctttgaaatgtcgggtttatgacgtcatccaccgcggtaatgacacccttggtttcttccaccttgcttttatccACATTTCACGTAGAGTAACCAGTGCTAATGTATATCTCCCTCACTgataaaaccaaggtggaagaaaccaagatgAAAGAAACAATGGGTatcattaccgcggtggatgacatcaaaaactcgacttttcaagggGACCTCGCTTAATGTTGACTGcagaaagttgcagtttgggcggattttaatatttttaactaatctacaagaatcgagcattaaaacacaattctgtgaccagcgcaactgtcCCATTGGGTtgaattccatgatttttgctgcTATCAACAGGCGATAGTGTTCAAAgaagccccctgccccctctattcaaattttggaaatatagCCCAGATATTTGTATATTGCGTCGTAACGTTGTGAATTCTCACATTTAAACAATgtatattttcacgttttatcgCGTTTTGAACATCTACTGGACCAATTCTTATGGTTTCTGTGGTTTCCAATAGGAAATAGTCCCTAGCTGAACCCATTCGATGTACATTAACCCACGGGAGCCCGCTAAGCACCCTCTAGGAGTCGAGCCACGCAGCGGTCAGGGGGCTTACCTCCTAGTATTATTTTATAATCTACGAGCTACGGGCTGAGACCGTCTACTGAGGTTTCTATGAAAAGCGTAGCTGGTCCATTTAATACTAATCTCGTGGTGAAGAACTTGTTTCATAGTGACACAGAGACAAGAGAACCTctactagtatcttggccattgtgaaagcttttaatttcgaGACTtaagcattctactgttgacttacctacgtggtggatgttcaacaacgtgttggcagttttgttttgcaaacaagccgaaaatggccaacgtttgggaaacttgtttggctcatgacgtcacccgaatcTCATCATACACAATGTAGGtataggtcaacagccgaaattagggtgatgactgttgctccctaataactgtccataaggaattgttaaAACCCcggaagtaaaagcttccacccgttgctaggaggccagtggaagGTCTCTTGTTTCCGTAGTAGCATCACACTTGCACCATGATAAAAGATCAAAACAGACAGAGATGCTTACTTGTACTTGTGGGTTTTGTCGAGTACAACGCCCCAGACGACGGAACCAACGACTCCAGCTAGGACCAGCGTGAGACCCACTTGACCGGCGTCCTCCATCCCGTCCTGAAAACATCACCACACACGGTacgttttaaacacttttaatgccgtcaacataccacccgcaatttttttacggaaatgtcaactagaaggccgACTGAATGAGGATCAAAAAACCGCGGAATCTGTGGtttggccgtttttgagaaaatacgatttttcgcttttttggcgggaatttcgggtcaaggcgctgaaaaagtcaagttaggctatTTTTGTGGctcgtaaatgcatatcctatactTTTTTAGTCGatcaagtgccagtagatagctattcgtgcatattgcccagCAGCAGAATGGATGCAGTTTGTTGCTCAAGTGCATgtgcactcaaaaaaaggtatgactctgagacccataaaaaatggctcggagatccataatttctaaccaaagttatttaccgtctacagtatggctttctgagccatacttaattggtcgtgaacctataagcatggctccacgaactatattctatggctccatgatccataactcggccggtaagtcgctcttcccatacttgttttttgagtgtggGAAAAAGGAATTATGAGCAAAAATTATGCAacttaagtcaaatttttctttcagctgagcctctcttcaaaaaaagaagaaaaaatccttCCGAAAATGACAGGACGTGGAGGTGGTATGAGTTTCCGATAAAAGCGATTCGTCAACATAGCTCAGGGGACAGTTCATGAATATTAAAATTCGATACGCAAATGTCATTGCGCTGGGGTAGGTGGATATGGATTTGCACACTCCCATCGCTAATCACTCGATGTGACACCCGCCAACTGCATGGGTACACCTTGCGTCAAATTCGCTTATTTTCGTATACGTGACGCGAAATGAGCGAGTTTAAAACGACGTCGCAACACTGCTCTGCTTAACCTCCGGTGTCGGGTTCACACAGTCACATTTCTCAAATATGCAGGCGAATTCCCCTTGGACGTCACTGTGTGCTGTCAAACGGAGAATTTTGAAGAGGGATTTTCGGTATAAAACGAGAGAAGAAACCAGACAATGTGAAAGGAAGTGAAGTTTGAACTGACTCTGGCTCATAATGTTCAGTTTTCTGATTAAAAAGATATCACGATGCTTTTAGAAACGATTAGACGGTCAATTTATCGAtcattggtgatttttcgaTTGTATAACATTCTTCACAAATCCCTGAAAGATACATCATACTCCACTTCCGTGCCGTCCGAACTACTATTCCATTAAGGTCAAGGGGCGCCAAAAAGCTGTTAAAATAATGAGCACATGCATATTTGTGAAGACTAATGAAGGCTGAAGGCAGAGTTCCTTCAAACCTTTGAATATGCAACGCGGAGAACCACGgagcacgaataattgtatccaGTTGATCCATGCGCTATCGATAGTTCGTCATGGCTCCTTCTGAATTCAATAGTATTGCCGGTTTCCATTTTTGTCTTTTGTGCTATCTCGACGTTATGAAGTTCCGAGACCTGCTTATGTTATAGAGACCTTGCTCTGTCGagcgtaaattttaatttggaaagcgcactgagaaaaatattttgctcaTAAATCATGGCCGTTCGCGAAGAACACCATTAATATTGGTAGATGAGCTAAAGATTTTCGATCTCTGAACCATGCAAAGGTATAAATACCATATACTTTTGTACCGTCCAAAAACTGGAAGTCATTATTTaccacaatgggcctgttgcaaacttttgctagagcaaaactaagagttgtttcatatagataatgcctcaaaaatcacgatgagcgcatcggcaaactctgaaatgcactcataacttcacaatctgcgtaagaaatttgcggttttttgagcttcccgcttcaaaaacgatactacggcacaggtgaacattttgtaagaggagtcgttccattgtcggcaataatcatcatagccgacgccaatccgccaaaacacgtttgatgggacgagataacacctgaactggattagaccagataacaatcggtgtgttaacgttcatattttccacgcccgaattgattgaccttgaactctccttgaattacgcgcggaactggtgcaagcgtcggccatgatgaatatcgccgacgatggagcgactcctctaacaaaatgttcacctatgccgtagtatcgtttttgaagcgggaagcttaaaaaaacgcaaatttcttacgcagattgtgaagttatgggtgcatttcagactttgccgatgcgctcatcgtgatttttgaggcattatctactagaaacaactcttatttttgctctagcaaaagtttgcaacaggcccattaatgGTGTCCCACATTGACGGCAGCAGttgcgtaacggacttccgctgcccccccccccctgcaaaatttttttaggccccccatgtcgataaaattctaaatttagaattttaatctcaatctgagcggatttcctttcgattgaagcttaaatctgattgaatcaagagtattttttcttgtcaatgttttcaagagtctggactctagatccaatgtgtttttttttccccctagtgttgggtagagtacctgtatagcgagagtatggacagatcaccttcatggagggcttagggcccaaaagtgcagccacccatCTAACCAGCTTTTAACGCacgaaatttcactgccagtctgtagattccaattctaacgaagatggctaagaaagtacctaaatgagcgttcttccacaaaaattagtaaatttatgcaaaaacgaagtcaaatacgtgctttacaaacgatgGTTCgaaacaattgtattaataaatcgctctggataattgaaattcataggttggctgcacttctgggccctaactttattcgccgaggcatcggtgaaggcctgatggattttcggagtttcacatctgtctatactctcgctatataggtactctaatttttaCGTTATGTCCTTAGGTTGAATTTgttgaaatattttgtctctgTGAGGTTGGGTACCTTGAAGTGTTCGAGGAAGAGCTGATTGAGGAGCGTTGAGTAAGCATAGAAGGCGCCGATGTTGAGGCCGAAACTGGCCAAGAGCAGGACGAAGTTCTTATTGGTGAGAAGCTCCTTCACCGACTGCGAATAGGACTTGGAGGCCGTGTTCGCTTGGATCGCCGTCGCCTGCGCCAGACTTGGGGGGATCGGTGGCTCACCCTCGAAATCTGAAAATAACACTCGAAATTATTCAGAATCCAAAAAAATAAGACGTACCCACATTGGAGACAATATCACCACGAACCTTGCCCCCCTACAACTTTGTGTGCTTTTTAAACTCATCGGTTTCAACAACTTTCAGGTGAGTTAGCATAAACAacactatctgaaaaattggaagataaatattcataattttaccagaaaattcgtgtttcatgaatggaaatttggcaacacctggaggttcatacggcgtttttccttagcacggcagaatggagatgttgcatgtgtgagggatttgcgatttgacaattgattcgtgtgtaaaagttcgcgagaaacacgatggtgccactggttttctcagaaatcaactcccaagctcaaaaaaagctctcaagttgagcccaaaatggaggggatatcccacgctatcctgagagtccacctctacatcaagacaaactctttatgcaaagatagggagcaaatacattagcagtgatgccgtgttgtCAGTCTTTAGAgctcccaaataaagtggcagccctgtcaatgtatttgctccctatctttgcatagagagtttgtcttgatgtagaggtggactctcaggatatcgtgggatatcccctccattttggcctcaacttgagagctttttttgagcttgggagttgttttcagagaaaaccagtggcaccatcgtgtttctcgcgaactttgacataagaatcaacagtcaaatcgcaaattcctcacacatgcaacatctccatcgtcCTGAAACCAAATATTCCGCTAAAGATAGACGCTTCTCATAAAAGACTCCATGTGGATAGGTCTACTGCTGTCCATATTACAATAGAGAATTAGCAACGCCACAAACCGCGATACGTGATTTTTTGGTAACTCAGAATTGATTTGCATCCAAAAAATTCTGCTATACAAAGCGTGCTCCAAAAAGTCGTCCACGGTTCACTCCCCTATCCGTTTCCATATTGTATGGTGGAAAGGGCGTTTTAAAATGGCTCTTAATAAcctttttcccccgaaaaatgCATGAGCTCTCCCGCCTG
This window contains:
- the LOC109038176 gene encoding choline/ethanolamine transporter flvcr2a isoform X2, whose protein sequence is MEVLGLADRQGDDCARGGGQCRVYRRRWLMLVLFSLCSACNAAHWIQYSIITNVVIQYYGVSAMAVNWTSMIFMAVYVPLVFPASWLLEKRGLRVCVTLGTFLVVVGAWLKLLAVGRDGFPIAFAAQTVIGVAQMFTLGVPAKLAAVWFPHRQVSTATAIGVFGNQIGIAIGFVVPPEIVNEAANPAVIAEQLTMLYLGMAIAPTIVFLLIIVYFEGEPPIPPSLAQATAIQANTASKSYSQSVKELLTNKNFVLLLASFGLNIGAFYAYSTLLNQLFLEHFKDGMEDAGQVGLTLVLAGVVGSVVWGVVLDKTHKYKETTLGVYLMSGLGMLAFTFMLRAERLIPVYVTSGFLGFFMNGYLTVGYEFGAELTYPHSESTSSGLLNAAGEVCGVTSVLVAGAVFQNYGDFATDLGLSAMLLLGLLLSIFIDGSHLRRQEASRRPVYVTPVIANMSSDSIDSKPRKYSK
- the LOC109038176 gene encoding choline/ethanolamine transporter flvcr2a isoform X1 — its product is METTPLLRSKSETGFYHTESDDCARGGGQCRVYRRRWLMLVLFSLCSACNAAHWIQYSIITNVVIQYYGVSAMAVNWTSMIFMAVYVPLVFPASWLLEKRGLRVCVTLGTFLVVVGAWLKLLAVGRDGFPIAFAAQTVIGVAQMFTLGVPAKLAAVWFPHRQVSTATAIGVFGNQIGIAIGFVVPPEIVNEAANPAVIAEQLTMLYLGMAIAPTIVFLLIIVYFEGEPPIPPSLAQATAIQANTASKSYSQSVKELLTNKNFVLLLASFGLNIGAFYAYSTLLNQLFLEHFKDGMEDAGQVGLTLVLAGVVGSVVWGVVLDKTHKYKETTLGVYLMSGLGMLAFTFMLRAERLIPVYVTSGFLGFFMNGYLTVGYEFGAELTYPHSESTSSGLLNAAGEVCGVTSVLVAGAVFQNYGDFATDLGLSAMLLLGLLLSIFIDGSHLRRQEASRRPVYVTPVIANMSSDSIDSKPRKYSK